From a region of the Pieris brassicae chromosome 13, ilPieBrab1.1, whole genome shotgun sequence genome:
- the LOC123717675 gene encoding ATP-binding cassette subfamily C member 4-like isoform X3 has product MDTGPKQRRHINPRYNANLFSALTFGRDIREDDLYGPLPEHRSDVLGDSIQKAWDLEVKRQSEDDKKPSLLKVLAKVFGVELMLYGLILAAVEFIIRLQQPLFLGLLLRYYSPAQDMFNSTSSSTYLSRLHSYYDMSSGVSWGEAVFFSFGVVFCSMINVMVQHPFMMGVMHIGMKMRVGICSLIYRKALKVSLQAMSETRGGLVVNLMANDVNRFDTGPLFIHYLWIGPLETIFMTVFLYREMGVSAIYGALVVFAVVPFQIYLGSRTACYRRNTAVKSDERVRLMEEIVIGMEVIKMYTWEQPFRKIIDTVRRQEIYFIKMTSYIRGVVMSFIMFTSRFSIFITMLLYVTYVSRITVENVFFLTCYYNIMKQTMTLFFPQAVGQVAEMMVAIQRINDFLLTEECHFPPKDPSDVTKPGIKKLKKRVTISMDPIKPLRKRPQKKPQPSTSKATDPKDVEKEEVIIKFDDASSRWIKSSEIDDVSNICLSIYSRTLNIVIGAVGSGKSTLLHMMLNELPCCSGSMTISGTVSYACQDPWLFVGSVRQNILFGQPFIKTRYMEICKVCALERDISLFPHGDKTIVGERGVSLSGGQRARINLARAIYKEADIYLLDDPLSAVDTQVARHIFESCIKRYLSNKTVVLVTHQLQFIKQANRIVIMDGGSILAEGEFDDLNDQELEIIQLMQEKVREVKEEDLMSSVQSTGSFLSAKRSHWSYWSLMFESADQKPEVEVQTIGRVHGSIYKAYFLADAACPYFFLVTLMFLLAQFFASASDYWISKWSNAEDHLTGDATMDNLLWSQYGLMRKDFVIIFGVITIATVAVALIRAFLFFTLCMRSSISLHDQMFECISLSPMSFFHANPSGRILNRFSKDMGSVDELLPQAMLDCFQIMLNLIGVIFVILVTEVTLLIPIATALIIFYIFRLIYIRTTGAIKRLEGITRSPVFSHVNATIHGLPTIRSFGAELLLSKEFDRHQDLHSSAWYLFITCSRAFGYFLDIICLLFIICVTFSCLMKSDIDGSIVGLIITQSISLTGIFQWGMRQSAEMENQMTSVERVLEYTALPKESTVMGPSNEDPPEGWPTEGAIAFDNLSLKYSPEGSYVLQNLQFNIKPREKIGIVGRTGAGKSSIIQALFRLAYIEGIIAIDGVDITTIKLDSLRQKISIIPQEPVLFSGTLRRNLDPFDEYPAQVLLAALYNVELLSDEGDLEALNKQVSDCGANFSVGERQLVCLARAIVNDDKILLLDEATANVDAQTDALIQSAIRDHFKACTVITVAHRLNTVVDSDKILVLDAGRVMEFDHPHILLQNRKGYFRKMVAETGPAMTQLLHRQAAENYQNRTVEE; this is encoded by the exons atggaTACCGGGCCAAAACAAAGACGACATATAAATCCAAGATATAACGCAAATCTTTTCTCCGCTTTAACCTTTGG TCGAGATATCAGAGAAGACGATCTGTATGGACCTCTGCCTGAACATAGATCTGACGTTTTGG gtgACTCGATCCAAAAAGCCTGGGATCTAGAAGTCAAAAGGCAGTCTGAAGATGACAAAAAACCTAGTCTTTTGAAAGTTTTGGCGAAGGTCTTCGGCGTAGAACTGATGCTTTACGGTTTGATTCTGGCAGCAGTGGAATTTATTATCAG ATTACAGCAACCACTATTCCTGGGTCTATTACTCAGGTATTACAGTCCAGCGCAAGACATGTTCAATTCCAC atctTCTTCGACGTATTTGTCACGTCTTCATTCATACTACGACATGTCGAGTGGAGTGTCGTGGGGTGAGGCCGTGTTCTTCTCGTTCGGAGTGGTCTTCTGCAGCATGATCAACGTGATGGTGCAGCATCCGTTCATGATGGGCGTCATGCATATTGGGATGAAGATGCGTGTGGGGATATGCAGTCTTATTTACAGAAAA GCCTTAAAAGTAAGTCTCCAAGCAATGTCAGAGACCAGAGGAGGTCTTGTTGTCAATCTGATGGCCAATGATGTGAACCGATTTGATACTGGTCCTCTATTCATACACTACCTTTGGATCGGACCATTGGAGACTATT TTCATGACTGTTTTCTTATATCGAGAAATGGGAGTATCGGCAATTTATGGAGCTTTAGTAGTCTTTGCAGTGGTTCCGTTTCAAA TATATTTGGGCTCCCGCACAGCGTGTTATAGACGTAACACCGCAGTGAAATCTGACGAAAGGGTCCGTCTTATGGAGGAAATCGTTATTGGGATGGAAGTCATCAAAATGTACACTTGGGAACAGCCTTTTAGAAAGATCATAGATACAGTACGTCG ACAAGAGATCTACTTCATAAAGATGACGTCATACATCCGTGGCGTCGTGATGTCCTTCATCATGTTTACATCCCGATTCAGCATCTTCATAACTATGTTGCTATACGTCACATATGTGTCAAGAATCACAGTGGAGAATGTATTCTTTCTCACCTGCTACTACAACATAATGAAGCAAACCATGACCCTTTTCTTCCCTCAGGCTGTCGGCcaa GTTGCTGAAATGATGGTAGCCATACAGAGAATAAACGATTTCCTATTAACTGAAGAATGTCATTTCCCACCGAAAGATCCATCAGATGTTACAAAACCCGGAATCAAAAAGCTCAAAAAGCGCGTCACAATTTCAA TGGATCCCATTAAGCCCCTTCGAAAACGACCACAAAAGAAACCTCAGCCAAGCACCTCCAAGGCGACCGATCCTAAAG aCGTAGAAAAAGAGGAAGTTATCATTAAATTCGATGACGCAAGTAGCAGGTGGATCAAATCTTCAGAAATCGACGATGTTTctaatatatgtttgtct atttattctCGAACTTTGAACATAGTGATAGGTGCTGTGGGCTCTGGTAAGTCCACCTTATTACATATGATGCTGAACGAGCTGCCCTGCTGCAGTGGCTCCATGACTATATCGGGAACTGTTAGTTACGCCTGTCAGGATCCCTGGCTTTTTGTCg GCTCCGTTCGCCAAAATATCTTATTCGGGCAGCCATTCATAAAAACCCGGTATATGGAGATATGCAAGGTTTGCGCCCTGGAGAGGGATATTTCATTATTCCCGCACGGGGACAAAACTATTGTTGGGGAGCGCGGGGTCTCGTTAAGTGGAGGTCAAAGGGCTAGGATAAATTTGGCCCGGGCAATATATAAAGAG gccgatatttatttattggatGACCCCCTATCAGCCGTGGATACGCAGGTTGCGAGACACATATTTGAAAGTTGTATAAAAAG ATACCTTTCAAACAAAACAGTAGTATTGGTAACTCATCAACTGCAGTTCATAAAACAAGCGAATCGCATTGTAATAATGGATGGCGGAAGTATTCTTGCGGAGGGTGAATTTGACGACCTCAAt GATCAAGAACTAGAGATAATCCAGCTGATGCAGGAGAAAGTCCGCGAAGTGAAGGAAGAGGATTTGATGTCGTCCGTTCAGAGCACGGGCAGTTTCTTGAGCGCTAAGAGATCACATTGGTCATACTGGTCGCTCATGTTCGAGTCTGCC GATCAGAAGCCAGAAGTGGAAGTTCAGACGATAGGACGAGTGCATGGCTCAATATATAAGGCATATTTCTTGGCAGATGCTGCCTGCCCTTACTTCTTCTTAGTGACTCTGATGTTCCTTTTAGCACAATTCTTCGCGAGTGCTAGTGATTACTGGATTAGTAAATG GAGCAATGCAGAAGATCACTTGACAGGTGACGCCACAATGGATAACTTGTTGTGGTCCCAGTATGGGCTGATGAGAAAGGATTTCGTCATCATATTCGGAGTTATTACTATTGCAACAGTAGCTGTGGCCCTAATTAGAGCTTTCTTATTCTTTACGCTTTGTATGAGGTCATCTATAAG tcTCCACGATCAAATGTTCGAGTGCATTTCTCTGTCACCAATGAGTTTCTTTCACGCGAATCCTTCGGGCCGGATTTTGAATAGATTCAGCAAAGACATGGGGTCAGTCGACGAGCTTCTGCCTCAGGCGATGCTCGATTGTTTCCAA ATTATGTTGAACTTAATTGGTGTGATATTCGTTATTTTGGTTACTGAAGTGACGCTTCTGATACCCATTGCAACCgctttgattatattttacatttttcgaTTGATATATATTCGAACTACTGGTGCTATCAAGCGGCTGGAAGGAAtaa CACGAAGTCCGGTCTTCAGTCACGTGAACGCGACGATTCACGGATTGCCTACCATCAGGTCATTCGGAGCTGAATTGCTCCTCTCTAAGGAGTTCGACAGACACCAGGACCTACATAGCTCCGCCTGGTACCTCTTCATTACTTGCAGCCGCGCGTTTGGCTATTTTCTGGACATCATTTGTTTGCTGTTTATCATTTGTGTCACCTTCAGCTGTTTGATGAAAAGTG ATATAGATGGTAGTATCGTAGGTCTGATAATAACTCAATCCATATCTCTGACCGGCATCTTCCAATGGGGGATGCGCCAGTCCGCGGAAATGGAGAACCAAATGACGAGCGTAGAACGCGTGTTGGAGTACACGGCATTACCCAAGGAATCTACAGTTATGGGG CCTTCCAATGAGGATCCACCCGAAGGTTGGCCAACGGAAGGAGCGATTGCCTTCGACAACCTCAGTCTGAAGTACAGTCCGGAAGGGAGTTACGTGCTACAAAACTTGCAGTTCAATATTAAGCCTCGGGAAAAG ATAGGAATAGTAGGAAGAACTGGTGCAGGTAAATCGTCCATCATCCAAGCACTGTTCCGCTTGGCGTATATCGAAGGCATTATTGCTATCGATGGCGTGGACATCACCACTATCAAACTGGACTCCTTGAGGCAGAAAATATCGATTATTCCTCAG GAGCCGGTATTATTCAGCGGGACTTTGCGAAGGAATCTGGATCCGTTCGATGAGTACCCAGCTCAAGTATTGCTCGCGGCGCTGTATAATGTAGAACTCCTGTCTGACGAAGGGGACCTTG AAGCGTTAAACAAGCAAGTATCGGATTGTGGAGCCAACTTCAGCGTTGGTGAACGTCAGCTCGTGTGCCTCGCCCGGGCTATCGTCAACGACGACAAAATTTTGTTACTCGACGAGGCCACGGCGAACGTCGACGCTCAGACAGACGCCCTGATCCAATCGGCTATACGGGACCACTTCAAGGCCTGCACCGTGATCACTGTGGCACATCGGCTCAACACTGTCGTCGACTCCGATAAG ATTCTAGTCCTGGACGCCGGTCGTGTCATGGAATTCGATCACCCCCACATCCTCTTACAGAATAGAAAAGGCTATTTCAGAAAAATGGTGGCTGAAACCGGACCGGCCATGACACAACTCCTGCACAGGCAGGCTGCTGAG aATTATCAAAACAGGACAGTGGAGGAATAA